A genomic stretch from Edaphobacter aggregans includes:
- a CDS encoding FtsX-like permease family protein, giving the protein MCLSGLYGLLAQLVTQRTHEIGVRIALGARRSQIVYLILGYASRLLLTGALIGLALAWLSTRLVAGFLYDVHPHDTLTVVSVALLLAIGGLAAASIPAARAASIDPVEALRSG; this is encoded by the coding sequence CTGTGCCTCTCAGGCCTCTACGGTCTCCTCGCTCAACTCGTCACCCAGCGCACCCACGAGATAGGCGTCCGGATCGCCCTTGGAGCCCGCCGCAGCCAGATCGTCTATCTCATCCTGGGCTACGCTTCCCGCCTCCTCCTCACCGGGGCACTCATCGGCCTCGCCCTCGCTTGGCTCTCCACTCGCCTCGTCGCCGGCTTCCTCTACGACGTCCACCCCCATGACACCCTCACCGTGGTCTCGGTGGCCTTACTCCTGGCCATAGGAGGACTCGCCGCGGCTTCCATCCCCGCTGCCCGGGCCGCCAGCATTGACCCCGTGGAAGCCCTCCGTTCTGGATAA
- a CDS encoding PadR family transcriptional regulator produces MARKSGYKNRIELVQGTLDMLILQTLQWGPQHGYGIVQALHTHSGEILQVETGSLYPALHRLERQGWVRSQWRLTESNQRARFYQITAAGKKQLASDHDRWQQVVGAIAAIMQTKP; encoded by the coding sequence TTGGCACGCAAGTCAGGCTACAAGAACCGCATCGAGCTCGTTCAGGGAACCCTCGACATGCTGATCCTTCAGACCCTCCAGTGGGGACCGCAGCATGGCTATGGCATTGTTCAAGCCCTGCACACGCATTCCGGTGAAATACTCCAGGTCGAGACCGGCTCACTCTACCCCGCACTTCATCGCCTCGAGCGCCAGGGCTGGGTACGCTCCCAGTGGAGACTCACCGAAAGCAACCAGCGGGCCCGCTTCTACCAGATCACCGCCGCCGGCAAAAAACAACTCGCCTCAGACCACGATCGCTGGCAACAGGTTGTCGGCGCCATCGCCGCTATCATGCAAACCAAACCCTAG
- a CDS encoding ABC transporter permease: MRLWRPRANDVDEEIATHISIATADRIARGTSPEEARPAALREFGNPLLVGETTRRMWAGEWLEHILQDIRYAWRQMRRSPAFTLTVIAILALGLGATLAMFTVVENVLLQVLPYRDAHHLVTIYEFGRRGDQPRVPWLDIQQWRSSSRSFESIGFYRAANGRSFLEGDSGAQQVSHQLVSTNLFHVLGISPALGSGVTSTPEGFANTGDEQTVILSDSVWRDYFGARQDVIGRTVKISGKPYTVVGVMPRGFALPLPATSLEIWTPVALQPEDDDRIGQTPFYSVIARLNTTATLSSAQAEIKTLQPQVAAQYTDQYRRDLVTSAGINDYAGSLVKPEVLHTLLALFAASALLWIIACVNVAALLLARGTVRQREIAVRGALGAGRLRIVQQLLLEGLMLSFGGSLLGLGVAFGLLSLFAHGLSMELNLHHATPGWRSIAVLLALTLFSALVSALWPALSSARTSIEPALRQGAPQSGVSRAQRCTRSLLVVTQISLALVLLVSCGLLLRTIYILRHVPLGFRTDNILVGSMAIPSYRFADQDLNTTLYAPLLQRIRAVPGVEAANLMTEVPLGHHFNMVFSFSAEGNSADAVRRRDIRAQFRAVNSDAQRVLGFTMLRGRYFNQDDTAGSQAVVVVNREFVKQYSQSHDPDKVMGQSLMGFAKDRRAIVVGILDDTRQISITEQPVPEIQVYFPQLTPTSGTYQAAGGVAMSLALRTSRNPSSIVPELRAIMTHASPELANTEFTTMTQIFEDS, translated from the coding sequence ATGAGACTCTGGCGCCCCCGCGCAAACGATGTCGACGAAGAGATCGCTACCCACATCTCCATAGCCACTGCCGACCGCATTGCCCGCGGTACATCTCCCGAGGAAGCCCGCCCCGCCGCTCTCCGCGAGTTCGGCAATCCACTCCTCGTCGGCGAAACTACGCGCCGCATGTGGGCAGGTGAGTGGCTCGAACATATCCTGCAGGACATCCGCTATGCCTGGCGCCAAATGCGCCGCTCCCCCGCGTTCACCCTCACCGTCATTGCCATCCTCGCACTCGGCCTCGGCGCCACCCTCGCCATGTTCACCGTCGTCGAGAACGTTTTGCTTCAGGTCCTTCCTTACCGAGATGCGCACCACCTCGTAACCATCTACGAGTTTGGACGGCGTGGCGATCAACCCCGCGTTCCCTGGCTCGACATACAGCAGTGGCGGTCCAGCTCGCGCTCTTTCGAATCCATCGGCTTCTACCGTGCCGCCAACGGACGTTCCTTTCTCGAAGGCGACAGCGGTGCCCAACAGGTCAGTCATCAACTCGTCAGCACGAACCTCTTCCACGTCCTTGGCATCAGTCCCGCCCTCGGCTCCGGCGTCACAAGCACCCCCGAAGGCTTCGCCAACACGGGCGACGAGCAAACCGTCATCCTCAGCGACTCCGTCTGGCGTGACTACTTCGGCGCCCGTCAGGATGTCATTGGACGCACAGTCAAAATCAGTGGCAAACCTTACACGGTCGTCGGGGTCATGCCGCGCGGCTTCGCTCTTCCCCTGCCAGCCACAAGCCTCGAAATCTGGACACCCGTTGCACTTCAGCCGGAAGACGATGACCGCATAGGGCAGACTCCCTTTTACAGCGTTATAGCGCGCCTCAACACCACAGCGACTCTTAGCTCTGCACAGGCCGAGATCAAGACACTTCAGCCTCAGGTGGCTGCTCAATACACCGATCAGTATCGCCGAGACCTCGTCACCTCAGCTGGCATCAACGACTACGCAGGCTCCCTCGTCAAGCCTGAGGTCCTCCACACTCTTCTCGCCCTCTTCGCCGCCTCGGCACTCCTCTGGATCATCGCCTGCGTCAACGTCGCCGCCCTTCTCCTGGCCCGTGGCACCGTGCGTCAGCGTGAGATCGCCGTTCGGGGAGCACTCGGAGCCGGTCGCCTCCGCATCGTCCAGCAACTCCTTCTCGAAGGTCTCATGCTCAGCTTCGGCGGTTCACTCCTCGGCCTCGGGGTCGCCTTCGGTCTTTTGAGTCTCTTCGCGCACGGCCTCTCCATGGAGCTCAACCTTCATCACGCCACTCCCGGCTGGCGATCCATCGCGGTGCTCCTCGCCCTCACCCTCTTCAGCGCGCTTGTATCTGCACTCTGGCCCGCGCTCTCCAGCGCACGCACCTCCATCGAACCCGCCCTTCGTCAGGGAGCGCCTCAGTCCGGCGTCAGTCGCGCCCAGCGCTGTACCCGCTCGCTCTTGGTCGTCACCCAGATCTCCCTCGCCCTCGTTCTCCTCGTCTCCTGCGGCCTCCTTCTCCGAACCATCTACATTCTCCGCCATGTCCCTCTAGGCTTCCGTACGGACAACATCCTCGTCGGCAGTATGGCCATCCCCTCTTACCGCTTCGCCGATCAAGACCTCAATACCACCCTCTACGCGCCCTTACTCCAACGCATCCGCGCTGTGCCCGGCGTCGAAGCCGCAAACCTCATGACCGAAGTTCCCCTCGGCCATCACTTCAACATGGTCTTCTCCTTCTCCGCAGAAGGAAACTCCGCTGACGCCGTTCGCCGTCGCGATATTCGTGCTCAGTTCCGCGCCGTCAACTCCGACGCTCAGCGCGTCTTGGGCTTCACCATGCTTCGCGGCCGCTACTTCAATCAGGACGACACTGCTGGCTCGCAGGCCGTCGTCGTCGTCAACCGTGAGTTTGTCAAGCAGTACTCCCAATCCCATGACCCCGATAAGGTCATGGGTCAGAGCCTCATGGGTTTCGCTAAAGACCGCCGCGCCATCGTTGTCGGCATCCTCGACGACACGCGTCAGATCTCCATCACCGAGCAGCCCGTGCCGGAGATACAAGTCTACTTCCCGCAACTCACGCCAACATCCGGAACCTATCAGGCGGCCGGAGGCGTCGCCATGTCACTCGCTCTCCGAACCAGCCGCAACCCATCCTCCATCGTTCCCGAACTGCGCGCCATCATGACCCACGCCAGCCCCGAGCTCGCCAACACCGAATTCACAACCATGACCCAGATCTTCGAGGACTCCTAG
- a CDS encoding beta-galactosidase: MKLSSSARYTVQVFFLSALVSSVLTIAQTPPQRHDWPSPGQLFVGTCYQPVDRTPEQIHKDIAIMKRAGFNVVRIGDLSWDSFEPSKGKFEFDWFDKIMDEMHTNGIRVILDIPGLPAPIWLHRAYPGVDLVSQNGTRLPPAERYMDDISDPDYAREASILADAITTRYAHHPAVIAIGYDNEIGNGFMSYSEADRQRFIAWLKKKYGTIDALNRAWATQRWSRRLNSFDDVDLPLREGPGPPERYLDLQRYWSDVTVARLQELDAIRRRNMPNIPAISNLWDTASRKGFDYLGTYKTYVSYGAEGFYPGDPIGGAFGAIMTKGDLPTPIWFNEFTAGGPGYYGTPGRSRMYAYLGLIMGAQGVLAWTFNSHQGGEEQALFGLLDHDNTPSWKVDEFALIATEFKELAGYGLPRYTHPQVAIAYSFDSSIASSPNGPSNTTLAYFKPAYAEQVRGAFEPLFRANIDTAIINIGHDSLTPYKLVIVPADYVMDPASAKAIRDYVQAGGTVVMTAFSAKVDEHGQWFDSPLPGRLNDVFGLKTNAFYNVDQPLTFEVDGQSIGSEVYRYEVLEPSTATVLSRFSNTPDRTPALTVNRFGKGTAIYLATESKASVIGPVLEHFYGSLGIELGPRTPAGVYAKVVDGRTLYVNTSTQDQSISIEGSTQGIITHRDYNGFVNLKPEEVDLVPATHPATR; the protein is encoded by the coding sequence ATGAAACTCTCATCCTCGGCGCGTTACACAGTCCAGGTCTTCTTCCTTTCTGCCCTGGTTTCGAGCGTCCTGACTATCGCCCAAACTCCGCCCCAGCGCCATGATTGGCCGAGCCCCGGGCAGTTGTTCGTTGGCACCTGCTATCAGCCCGTCGATCGCACGCCTGAACAGATCCACAAGGACATCGCCATCATGAAACGAGCCGGCTTCAACGTGGTTCGCATTGGTGATCTGTCATGGGATTCCTTCGAGCCGTCCAAGGGTAAGTTCGAATTCGACTGGTTCGACAAGATCATGGACGAGATGCACACGAATGGCATTCGCGTCATTCTCGATATCCCCGGATTGCCGGCTCCGATCTGGTTGCATCGCGCGTACCCAGGTGTTGATCTCGTCAGTCAGAACGGAACGCGTCTGCCGCCGGCCGAACGCTACATGGACGACATCAGTGATCCTGATTATGCGCGAGAAGCTTCTATCCTGGCCGACGCAATCACCACGCGCTATGCGCATCATCCCGCCGTTATCGCGATCGGCTATGACAATGAAATCGGAAACGGCTTCATGTCATACTCAGAAGCCGACCGCCAGCGCTTTATCGCGTGGCTGAAAAAGAAGTACGGCACCATCGACGCACTGAATAGGGCTTGGGCCACGCAGCGCTGGTCGCGCCGCCTCAACAGCTTTGACGACGTGGACTTGCCCTTGCGTGAAGGACCCGGGCCACCAGAGCGTTATCTTGACCTGCAGCGTTACTGGTCCGATGTTACGGTTGCCCGTCTTCAGGAACTCGATGCTATTCGTCGCCGCAATATGCCCAATATCCCCGCCATCTCGAACCTCTGGGATACCGCATCCCGAAAGGGTTTCGACTACCTCGGCACATACAAAACCTACGTTTCCTATGGCGCTGAGGGTTTCTATCCTGGCGATCCCATCGGCGGCGCCTTCGGTGCCATCATGACCAAAGGCGACCTGCCCACTCCCATATGGTTTAACGAATTCACAGCAGGAGGGCCTGGATACTATGGAACGCCCGGCCGGAGCCGCATGTACGCCTATCTCGGACTGATCATGGGAGCGCAAGGCGTTCTCGCGTGGACATTCAACAGTCATCAGGGAGGGGAGGAACAGGCACTCTTTGGCTTGCTCGATCACGACAACACTCCGTCGTGGAAGGTTGACGAATTCGCGCTCATCGCAACCGAGTTCAAGGAGCTTGCCGGGTATGGCCTCCCTCGCTATACGCATCCGCAGGTGGCAATTGCCTATTCGTTCGATTCCAGCATCGCCTCCAGCCCGAACGGTCCAAGCAATACCACGCTCGCTTACTTCAAGCCTGCCTACGCCGAGCAGGTACGGGGGGCATTCGAACCACTGTTTCGAGCCAACATTGACACCGCCATCATCAACATCGGTCACGACAGCCTCACACCGTACAAATTAGTGATCGTCCCAGCGGATTACGTCATGGACCCTGCGAGCGCAAAAGCAATCCGGGATTATGTTCAAGCCGGCGGCACCGTTGTCATGACTGCCTTCTCCGCAAAGGTCGACGAACACGGCCAATGGTTCGATAGCCCATTGCCGGGGCGGCTCAATGACGTCTTCGGATTGAAGACCAACGCTTTCTATAACGTCGATCAGCCACTGACTTTTGAAGTCGACGGTCAATCTATCGGAAGCGAAGTCTATCGTTACGAGGTTCTTGAGCCTTCCACAGCCACAGTTCTATCGCGCTTCTCGAATACTCCGGACCGTACACCCGCCCTCACCGTGAACCGATTCGGCAAAGGCACTGCCATCTACCTCGCCACCGAATCGAAAGCGTCGGTCATCGGCCCCGTGCTCGAGCACTTCTATGGCTCTCTCGGAATCGAACTCGGCCCGCGCACGCCAGCGGGAGTATATGCAAAGGTTGTGGATGGTCGAACGCTGTATGTAAATACGTCGACACAGGATCAGAGCATTTCCATTGAAGGAAGCACGCAGGGAATCATCACCCATCGGGACTACAACGGCTTTGTGAATCTCAAACCGGAAGAGGTAGACCTGGTCCCTGCGACTCATCCCGCTACTCGCTGA
- a CDS encoding ABC transporter permease: MRVLLQDLDYAFRQLRKTPGFTITVLLTLALGIGANSAIFTLVNAILLHNLPVVDPHTLVRIGDTDDCCVNSGWNDKGDYALFSTDTYYMFKKNLPEFEELAAMESGYAWRPITVRRAGPQTVAKSVMATFVSGNYFRVFGLSPAAGRLLVDADDQKGAPITAVMSYDAWQQDYVGDPSVVGSAFYINTKPAIVIGVAPKGFYGDRIDTNPPKYFLPMNSMDTVIGAPYFNDPDAQWAYIIGRIKPGTPLAALQAKASTLLKQQFAPLKTFTDQRAQKALPRTHVVLTPGGGGIQNMQDGYKDHLKLLQWIAALVLLVACANIANLLLVRGMSRRAELSIRSALGARRSRIVRQLLTESVLLSGLGGLLGLAVSYIGAHALLALAFPNQHNMPINAAPSPLVIGFAFVLSLVTGVLFGLAPAVMAARTQPAEALRSNARTTAHGASLLQRSLVVLQAALSLVLLVAAGLFAQSLNKAENVDMKLDTTNRYIVHINPQAAGYKNTEVEPLYQTIEDSFHAIRGVLKVGLATYTPMEQNNWGSGVKIQGEPDLNKGASWVKATPEYFDSVGTRVAMGRGFTLQDRMNAPPVAVVNQEFAKQFFGKRSPIGHYFGFSGPAKTPQDGAHEIVGVVEDTTYTSVYWKDHAMYFLPLTQPAGIPDADNPLEKDQSMYAGAIVIQTARPIAGFEKIVGDTLASINPNLTIVKFQTFQQQIQDRFIEERLIARLTSLFGLLALLLAAIGLYGVTSYTVVRRTPEIGIRMALGAARSRVIGMVIRGAMLQTLVGLAIGIPVAIFCVRYVKSQLFEITHVNVPAMTTAIGVLVLAAAIAGIIPARRAASIDPVQALRVE; the protein is encoded by the coding sequence ATGAGAGTTCTTCTGCAGGATCTGGATTATGCGTTTCGCCAATTACGCAAGACTCCCGGCTTTACCATTACAGTTTTGCTGACACTGGCCCTGGGCATCGGCGCCAACTCAGCCATCTTTACGCTGGTCAATGCCATCCTGCTGCATAACCTGCCGGTAGTTGACCCCCATACCCTTGTGCGCATCGGTGACACCGATGACTGCTGCGTCAATAGCGGATGGAATGACAAGGGCGATTACGCGCTCTTCTCTACAGACACCTACTACATGTTCAAGAAGAACCTGCCGGAGTTCGAAGAGCTGGCCGCAATGGAATCCGGCTATGCCTGGCGACCTATCACTGTCCGTCGCGCCGGACCGCAGACAGTTGCGAAGTCCGTCATGGCAACCTTCGTCTCGGGCAACTACTTCCGCGTCTTTGGTCTTTCGCCGGCAGCGGGCCGACTCCTTGTGGATGCCGACGACCAGAAGGGCGCACCCATTACCGCAGTTATGAGCTACGACGCATGGCAGCAGGACTATGTAGGCGATCCGAGCGTGGTGGGAAGCGCGTTCTACATCAATACCAAGCCGGCCATCGTTATTGGTGTTGCGCCAAAGGGATTTTATGGTGACCGCATCGATACCAATCCGCCCAAGTACTTCCTTCCTATGAATTCGATGGATACCGTCATCGGCGCGCCTTATTTCAATGATCCCGACGCTCAGTGGGCATACATCATCGGTCGCATCAAGCCGGGAACCCCTCTGGCCGCTCTTCAGGCCAAGGCCAGCACGCTGCTCAAGCAGCAGTTTGCGCCGCTCAAGACATTTACCGATCAGCGCGCTCAGAAGGCTCTTCCTCGCACCCATGTTGTGCTTACACCCGGAGGTGGAGGTATCCAGAACATGCAGGACGGCTACAAGGACCACCTGAAGCTGCTGCAATGGATCGCCGCGCTTGTCCTTCTCGTGGCCTGTGCCAATATCGCCAACCTGCTCCTGGTGCGAGGCATGAGCCGCAGGGCCGAACTGTCCATTCGCTCGGCGCTCGGCGCTCGGCGCAGCCGCATTGTGCGTCAGCTGCTGACGGAAAGTGTACTTCTTTCGGGCTTGGGCGGCCTCCTCGGCCTCGCCGTCTCCTATATCGGAGCGCACGCGCTGCTGGCGCTCGCTTTCCCTAACCAACACAATATGCCGATCAATGCCGCGCCTTCACCGCTCGTCATCGGTTTTGCCTTCGTGCTTTCGCTCGTTACGGGCGTCCTCTTTGGTCTTGCTCCTGCGGTAATGGCAGCGCGCACGCAGCCTGCTGAAGCCCTGCGCTCCAACGCACGCACGACCGCCCACGGAGCATCTCTCCTGCAGCGCTCGCTCGTCGTCCTGCAGGCAGCCCTTTCCCTCGTTCTTCTTGTTGCTGCAGGGCTTTTTGCGCAGAGCCTCAATAAAGCCGAAAATGTCGACATGAAACTGGACACAACAAACCGCTACATCGTCCACATCAATCCACAGGCAGCCGGCTACAAAAACACAGAGGTTGAACCCCTCTACCAAACCATTGAAGACAGCTTCCACGCCATTCGAGGCGTTCTCAAAGTCGGCCTTGCCACCTACACTCCAATGGAGCAGAACAACTGGGGATCTGGAGTAAAAATTCAGGGAGAGCCAGACCTGAACAAAGGCGCTTCGTGGGTGAAAGCCACCCCTGAGTACTTCGACTCTGTCGGTACACGTGTCGCCATGGGCCGTGGCTTCACATTGCAAGACAGGATGAATGCACCGCCAGTGGCCGTCGTCAATCAGGAATTCGCCAAGCAGTTCTTCGGCAAGCGCAGTCCCATCGGCCATTACTTTGGCTTTTCCGGTCCGGCCAAAACCCCACAGGATGGGGCGCATGAAATCGTTGGTGTGGTGGAAGATACCACCTACACAAGTGTCTATTGGAAAGACCACGCCATGTACTTTCTCCCTCTTACACAGCCCGCTGGCATTCCCGACGCGGACAATCCTCTCGAAAAAGATCAATCCATGTATGCCGGAGCCATCGTCATCCAGACCGCCCGTCCCATAGCTGGCTTTGAAAAGATCGTTGGCGACACCCTCGCGAGCATCAACCCCAACCTAACTATCGTAAAGTTCCAGACATTCCAGCAGCAGATTCAGGACCGCTTCATCGAAGAGCGACTGATTGCCCGCCTCACTTCCCTCTTTGGCCTGCTAGCCCTTCTGCTCGCCGCCATCGGTCTTTATGGCGTCACGTCCTATACCGTAGTCCGCCGCACGCCGGAGATCGGCATCCGTATGGCCCTGGGAGCAGCGCGCAGCCGCGTCATCGGAATGGTCATACGCGGAGCCATGCTGCAGACCCTCGTCGGCCTCGCTATCGGTATCCCCGTGGCAATCTTCTGCGTGCGGTATGTCAAATCGCAGCTTTTTGAGATCACCCACGTGAACGTGCCGGCCATGACTACCGCCATCGGGGTACTGGTGCTTGCGGCGGCCATTGCCGGCATCATTCCGGCGCGCCGCGCGGCCTCCATCGATCCCGTGCAGGCCTTGCGCGTCGAATGA
- a CDS encoding FadR/GntR family transcriptional regulator, with translation MKERRKSPLGDGGHILNDKDDVTHLLILRFQQLLSDGVLSPGAKLPPERELAAAFGVARSSLRPALKVLEIMGVITQKVGDGSYLNKDASSVLSVPMEFLFLLDDTTLQELSEMRLMMEPGLAAKAAERANAQHIALLRQSIVDLENSKDDRVRLVASDLLFHRAIFQASGNRLAGRLFHTIHRAMLNMIMVTSQLVDLEHTLHFHRPILVAIERRDAELASRLMTDHLIDARDLLLHSREQESSRQLRNHLAAGMSVRKRASKTVPQSSAGQTKVPKTIAAIRSSSRLI, from the coding sequence ATGAAGGAACGTCGAAAGTCCCCGCTCGGCGATGGCGGACACATCCTCAACGACAAAGATGACGTCACACACCTGCTCATCCTCCGCTTCCAGCAACTGCTAAGCGATGGAGTTCTGTCTCCCGGCGCGAAGCTGCCGCCTGAGCGTGAACTGGCCGCGGCCTTCGGAGTGGCCCGTTCTTCGCTCCGCCCAGCCCTCAAGGTCCTTGAGATCATGGGCGTCATCACTCAAAAAGTCGGCGACGGTAGCTACCTCAACAAGGACGCTTCCTCAGTCCTCTCCGTGCCCATGGAGTTTCTTTTTCTCCTCGACGACACCACACTCCAGGAACTCAGCGAGATGCGCCTTATGATGGAGCCCGGTCTCGCCGCAAAGGCAGCCGAACGCGCCAACGCGCAGCATATCGCACTGCTCAGGCAATCGATCGTTGACCTCGAAAACAGCAAGGACGATCGCGTTCGCCTCGTCGCATCGGATCTGCTCTTCCACCGTGCCATATTTCAGGCATCAGGCAATCGTCTCGCAGGACGTCTCTTTCATACCATCCACCGCGCGATGTTGAACATGATCATGGTGACGTCTCAACTAGTCGACCTGGAACATACTCTTCACTTCCATCGGCCAATTTTGGTCGCAATTGAACGGCGCGACGCAGAGCTGGCCTCACGACTCATGACAGACCATCTGATCGATGCGCGTGACCTTTTACTTCACAGCCGTGAACAGGAGAGTTCCCGCCAGCTACGCAATCACCTCGCCGCCGGTATGTCGGTCCGCAAACGTGCTTCCAAAACCGTTCCTCAGTCATCTGCCGGCCAAACCAAGGTGCCAAAGACCATTGCTGCCATCCGTTCTTCGAGCAGGTTGATTTAA